The following coding sequences are from one Oryzisolibacter sp. LB2S window:
- a CDS encoding adenosylcobinamide-GDP ribazoletransferase codes for MQALRHYLLAVQFFTRLPITGRLAAWVGYSPAMLRASSAHFPGVGWLVAGVAVGVYALLHHALGGQGYAPLVAAVGSTIATVLVTGGFHEDGLADVADGLGGAYRRERALTIMKDSRIGAFGAMALVLSLAAKLALLAQLGHLGLAGALVALAGAHVLSRLWPLVVVRALPHVGDTATSKSKPLADQISGRALLAASLWCFPALALVWQAQGAFVLIASLLCSALGAAWMLWRFARRLQGFTGDCLGATQQVAEIAFYLGAAIALTP; via the coding sequence ATGCAAGCCCTGCGCCACTACCTGCTGGCCGTGCAGTTCTTCACGCGCCTGCCCATCACGGGGCGGCTGGCCGCCTGGGTGGGCTACAGCCCGGCCATGCTGCGCGCCAGCAGCGCGCATTTCCCCGGTGTGGGCTGGCTGGTGGCGGGCGTGGCCGTGGGCGTGTATGCGCTGCTCCACCACGCCCTCGGCGGCCAGGGCTACGCGCCGCTGGTGGCGGCCGTGGGCAGCACCATTGCCACGGTGCTGGTCACGGGAGGCTTTCACGAGGACGGCCTGGCCGACGTGGCCGACGGCCTGGGCGGCGCCTACCGGCGCGAGCGGGCGCTCACGATCATGAAGGACTCGCGCATAGGCGCGTTCGGCGCCATGGCGCTGGTGCTGAGCCTCGCCGCCAAGCTCGCGCTGCTGGCGCAGCTCGGCCACCTGGGCCTGGCCGGCGCGCTGGTGGCGCTGGCGGGCGCGCATGTGCTCTCGCGCCTGTGGCCGCTCGTCGTGGTGCGCGCTCTGCCCCATGTGGGCGACACGGCCACGTCCAAGAGCAAGCCGCTGGCGGACCAGATATCGGGCCGCGCGCTGCTGGCTGCAAGCTTGTGGTGTTTTCCGGCCCTGGCGCTTGTCTGGCAAGCGCAAGGCGCTTTTGTATTGATAGCATCCCTGCTGTGCAGCGCGCTGGGCGCGGCCTGGATGCTGTGGCGCTTTGCGCGGCGGCTGCAGGGCTTCACGGGCGACTGCCTGGGCGCCACGCAGCAGGTGGCCGAGATAGCCTTCTACCTGGGCGCGGCCATCGCCCTCACGCCATGA
- a CDS encoding histidine phosphatase family protein gives MSRLWLVRHARPLAADGLCYGRLDLAADAAASRAAARTLAAALPPRVAGLWHSPLQRCELLALDLRALRPDLASIPEPRILEMDFGAWEGLAWDAIAQAEIAAWADDLARHAPGGGEPLSAMLARVDEALGEAAARARAGGGDVVWITHAGVARCVHWLQVHGPARLPRSDEWPVQAPGFGDWVQVEL, from the coding sequence ATGAGCCGGCTGTGGCTGGTGCGCCATGCGCGCCCGCTCGCGGCCGATGGCCTGTGCTATGGGCGCCTCGACCTGGCGGCAGACGCCGCGGCCAGCCGCGCCGCCGCACGCACCCTCGCGGCCGCGCTGCCGCCGCGCGTCGCAGGATTGTGGCATTCACCGCTACAAAGATGCGAGCTGCTCGCGCTTGACCTGCGGGCGCTGCGACCCGATTTGGCATCAATTCCCGAGCCGCGCATCCTGGAGATGGACTTTGGCGCCTGGGAGGGCCTCGCCTGGGACGCCATCGCCCAGGCGGAGATCGCCGCCTGGGCCGACGACCTGGCCCGCCATGCGCCCGGCGGCGGCGAGCCGCTCTCGGCCATGCTGGCGCGCGTCGACGAGGCCCTGGGCGAGGCCGCGGCCCGCGCCCGGGCCGGGGGCGGCGATGTGGTCTGGATCACCCATGCGGGCGTGGCGCGCTGCGTGCACTGGCTGCAGGTCCATGGCCCGGCGCGCCTGCCGCGCTCCGATGAATGGCCCGTGCAGGCGCCGGGCTTTGGCGATTGGGTGCAGGTGGAGCTGTAG
- a CDS encoding type II secretion system protein N, with translation MVTTSPHRWAPLLATLALWALAGASAVYWGLRLSAPATGPAPLAAAPDAVQADPQALARLLAAQAQAATAEAAPAASRLVLLGLLAGTESGTGAALIAVDGKPPKPYRVGASVEPGLVLQSLTRREARLGPQVDGAATLTLQMPAPKGG, from the coding sequence ATGGTGACAACTTCCCCCCACCGCTGGGCCCCGCTCCTGGCCACCCTGGCGCTCTGGGCGCTGGCCGGGGCCAGTGCCGTGTACTGGGGCCTGCGGCTGTCCGCCCCGGCCACCGGGCCGGCGCCGCTGGCGGCCGCGCCCGATGCCGTGCAGGCCGACCCGCAGGCGCTCGCGCGCCTGCTCGCTGCCCAGGCCCAGGCCGCCACGGCCGAGGCCGCACCCGCCGCGAGCCGTCTGGTGCTGCTGGGCCTGCTGGCCGGAACCGAGAGCGGCACGGGCGCGGCCCTGATCGCCGTCGACGGCAAGCCGCCCAAGCCCTACCGCGTGGGCGCGAGCGTCGAGCCCGGCCTGGTGCTGCAGTCGCTCACCCGGCGCGAGGCGCGGCTGGGCCCACAGGTCGATGGCGCCGCCACGCTGACGCTGCAGATGCCGGCGCCCAAGGGCGGGTAG
- the gspG gene encoding type II secretion system major pseudopilin GspG — MIDRIRSLSLFLSTVLASSHPSLAQRARRRLAAGFTLIELMVVLVIIGVLAALIVPNVLDRADDARVTAARTDIANISQALKLYRLDNQRYPSAEQGLQALIAKPTTAPVPGNWRPYLEKLPNDPWGHPYQYLNPGIKGEVDVMSFGADGQSGGEGKNADIGSWQ; from the coding sequence ATGATTGACCGGATCCGATCTCTCTCCCTATTTCTCAGTACCGTGCTTGCCTCTTCCCATCCCTCTTTGGCGCAGCGTGCGCGCCGCCGCCTGGCCGCCGGCTTCACCCTGATCGAGCTCATGGTGGTGCTGGTCATCATCGGCGTGCTGGCCGCGCTCATCGTGCCCAATGTGCTCGACCGCGCCGACGACGCGCGCGTGACCGCCGCGCGCACAGACATCGCCAACATCTCCCAGGCGCTCAAGCTCTACCGCCTGGACAACCAGCGTTACCCCTCGGCCGAACAGGGCCTGCAGGCGCTGATCGCCAAGCCCACGACGGCGCCCGTGCCGGGCAACTGGCGCCCCTACCTGGAAAAGCTGCCCAACGACCCCTGGGGCCACCCCTACCAGTACCTGAACCCCGGCATCAAGGGCGAGGTGGACGTGATGTCCTTCGGCGCCGACGGCCAATCCGGCGGCGAGGGCAAGAATGCCGACATCGGCAGCTGGCAGTAA
- a CDS encoding prepilin-type N-terminal cleavage/methylation domain-containing protein — translation MSQHLHTHGSGPQAAQRGFTLLELLVVIAIMALATAGVGLALRDSGATALQREGERLAALLESARAQSRASGAAVRWRADARGFHFEGLPAARLPDHWLDGATAVRGPGELWLGPEPLIGAQQVVIVSQNHPDRAVRVATDGLRPFSVQALP, via the coding sequence TTGAGCCAGCACCTGCACACCCACGGCAGCGGGCCGCAGGCCGCCCAGCGCGGCTTCACGTTGCTGGAGCTGCTGGTGGTGATTGCCATCATGGCGCTGGCCACGGCCGGGGTGGGCCTGGCGCTGCGTGACAGCGGCGCCACGGCATTGCAGCGCGAGGGCGAGCGGCTCGCGGCGCTGCTGGAGTCGGCGCGCGCACAGTCGCGCGCCTCGGGCGCGGCCGTGCGCTGGCGGGCCGACGCGCGCGGCTTTCACTTCGAGGGCCTGCCCGCGGCCCGGCTGCCCGACCATTGGCTCGACGGCGCCACCGCCGTGCGCGGACCGGGCGAGCTCTGGCTCGGGCCCGAACCGCTGATCGGCGCGCAGCAGGTGGTGATCGTGAGCCAGAACCATCCCGACCGCGCCGTGCGCGTGGCCACCGACGGGCTGCGCCCGTTTTCCGTGCAGGCCCTGCCATGA
- the gspI gene encoding type II secretion system minor pseudopilin GspI, producing MSTRAWAAPQAGFTLVEVLVALAIVAIALMAGLQATSALTRNAARQTDVVLAHLCAENELVKVRLARQMPAIGDARQPCEQAGRGYEVAVTVSPTPNPQFRRVDAQVFEADLPVLRLSTIVGRY from the coding sequence ATGAGCACGCGTGCATGGGCAGCCCCGCAGGCGGGCTTCACGCTGGTCGAGGTGCTCGTGGCCCTGGCCATCGTGGCCATCGCGCTCATGGCCGGGCTGCAGGCCACCTCGGCGCTGACGCGCAACGCCGCGCGCCAGACCGACGTGGTGCTGGCCCATCTGTGCGCCGAGAACGAGCTCGTCAAGGTGCGCCTGGCGCGCCAGATGCCCGCCATAGGCGATGCGCGCCAGCCCTGCGAGCAGGCCGGGCGCGGCTACGAGGTGGCCGTGACCGTGTCGCCCACGCCCAACCCGCAGTTCCGCCGCGTGGACGCCCAGGTGTTCGAGGCCGATCTGCCCGTGCTGCGCCTGTCCACCATCGTCGGACGTTACTGA
- a CDS encoding prepilin-type N-terminal cleavage/methylation domain-containing protein — MMRRRPSGFTLVELLVAIAVMALLAIASWRGLDGMVRSQQITRERADAILVLQTVLAQWGADLDALQAVDHTEPIAWDGQVLRLTRRGTRQPDEGVLVVAWARRNVDGRPQWLRWQSPPVRTRAEWEQIWARAAQWARTPGEAERRAETRLMPLADWQLFFYRGGAWANALSANTSGSLAQTPGGLSSAAASIPEGVRLQITLPEDSALPGVITRDWANPLLGGGKS, encoded by the coding sequence ATGATGCGGCGCCGGCCCTCGGGCTTCACCCTGGTCGAGCTGCTGGTGGCCATCGCCGTCATGGCGCTGCTGGCGATCGCGAGCTGGCGCGGGCTCGACGGCATGGTGCGCTCGCAGCAGATCACGCGCGAGCGCGCCGACGCCATCCTGGTGCTGCAGACCGTGCTGGCCCAATGGGGCGCGGACCTCGATGCGCTGCAGGCCGTGGACCACACCGAGCCGATCGCCTGGGACGGCCAGGTGCTGCGCCTCACGCGGCGCGGCACGCGCCAGCCCGACGAGGGCGTGCTCGTCGTCGCCTGGGCGAGGCGCAATGTGGACGGCAGGCCCCAGTGGCTGCGGTGGCAGTCGCCCCCCGTGCGCACGCGCGCCGAATGGGAGCAGATCTGGGCGCGCGCCGCGCAATGGGCGCGCACGCCCGGCGAGGCCGAGCGCCGCGCCGAGACCCGGCTCATGCCCCTGGCCGACTGGCAGCTGTTCTTCTACCGCGGCGGCGCCTGGGCCAATGCGCTGTCGGCCAACACCTCGGGCAGCCTGGCGCAGACGCCCGGGGGCCTGTCCAGCGCCGCGGCCAGCATCCCCGAGGGCGTGCGCCTGCAGATCACGCTGCCCGAGGACAGCGCCCTGCCCGGCGTGATCACGCGCGACTGGGCCAATCCGCTGCTGGGCGGGGGCAAGTCATGA
- the gspK gene encoding type II secretion system minor pseudopilin GspK, with translation MRGMRQAGAALLAAMLTVTLVATFAAAALWQQWRAIEVETAERARIQSAWILIGALDWSRLILREDSLASGGDGTDNLSEPWAVPLEEARLSTFLAAQNNVAQVEDASTDTANAFLSGQITDQQGLLNLRNLAGEQQVDATALRQFARLFDYLGLPRAQLDLLARQMQRATAREGDQGSSPLLPQSPAQLGWWGLPPDTVAALVPHVTLLPVRTTVNVNTASAVVLWASADGIDMADAQRLVQRRETNHFRSVADAAQLVREAGRITSTTHGVASSYFEVRGRLRLDGAVVEERSLVHKQRGTVRTLWRERGSLAHRMGTSTGR, from the coding sequence ATGAGGGGCATGCGCCAGGCCGGCGCCGCCCTGCTGGCTGCCATGCTCACCGTCACGCTGGTGGCGACCTTTGCCGCGGCCGCGCTCTGGCAGCAGTGGCGCGCCATCGAGGTCGAGACCGCCGAGCGCGCGCGCATCCAATCGGCCTGGATACTCATAGGCGCGCTCGACTGGTCACGGCTGATCCTGCGCGAGGACTCGCTCGCCAGCGGCGGCGACGGCACGGACAACCTCAGCGAGCCCTGGGCCGTGCCGCTCGAGGAGGCGCGCCTGTCGACCTTTCTGGCCGCGCAGAACAACGTGGCCCAGGTGGAGGACGCGAGCACCGACACGGCCAACGCCTTTCTCTCGGGTCAGATCACCGACCAGCAGGGCCTGCTGAACCTGCGCAACCTCGCGGGCGAGCAGCAGGTGGACGCCACGGCGCTGCGCCAGTTTGCGCGCCTGTTCGACTACCTGGGCCTGCCGCGCGCGCAGCTCGACCTGCTCGCGCGCCAGATGCAGCGCGCCACGGCGCGCGAGGGCGACCAGGGCAGCTCGCCGCTGCTGCCGCAAAGCCCGGCCCAGCTGGGCTGGTGGGGGCTGCCGCCGGACACCGTGGCGGCGCTCGTCCCCCATGTCACGCTGCTGCCCGTGCGCACCACGGTCAACGTGAACACGGCGAGCGCCGTGGTGCTCTGGGCCAGCGCCGACGGCATCGACATGGCCGACGCCCAGCGCCTGGTGCAGCGGCGCGAGACGAATCACTTTCGCAGCGTGGCCGATGCCGCACAGCTCGTGCGCGAGGCCGGCCGCATCACCAGCACCACGCATGGCGTGGCGTCCAGCTACTTCGAGGTGCGCGGGCGGCTGCGGCTCGATGGCGCCGTGGTCGAGGAGCGCTCCCTGGTGCACAAGCAACGCGGCACCGTGCGCACGCTCTGGCGCGAGCGCGGCAGCCTCGCGCACCGCATGGGCACCAGCACCGGGCGCTGA
- the gspL gene encoding type II secretion system protein GspL, giving the protein MSTLVITLPQGLPTAGTDYGYTLTADGHQALQHASTSATLLPDPGRAGEVVAVVPARALSWQRATLPPGAASQPARLRAVLEGLLEEQLLDDPAELHFALAPGFQGGSTVWVAVCDRAWLRAHLQALEAAGRAADRVVPEFAPGPTASGQEECEVLGSPEDAQLVLTGHGPQQAVAVLPLAAARGLIAGATEDSPPVRAEPAVAALAERLLGRRVQLRTASERALAAARGPWDLAQFDLASSGHRRLLRRLGSAANALARAPQWRAARWALGLAVALQIVGLNLWAWQDRQALAAKQAGVRSALTQTFPQVRVVVDAPVQMERELAQLRQAAGSMAPGDLEPLMAAAGAALPASQVPAQIEYQDDALLLRGVALGPEELAAMNQRLAAHGYVARAQDDGLLLQAQERP; this is encoded by the coding sequence ATGAGCACTCTTGTCATCACCCTGCCCCAGGGCCTGCCGACTGCCGGCACCGACTACGGCTACACGCTGACCGCCGACGGCCACCAGGCCCTGCAACATGCCAGCACCAGCGCCACCCTGCTGCCCGACCCGGGCCGCGCCGGCGAGGTCGTGGCCGTGGTGCCGGCGCGCGCCCTGTCCTGGCAGCGCGCCACGCTGCCGCCGGGCGCGGCCAGCCAGCCCGCGCGCCTGCGCGCCGTGCTCGAGGGCCTGCTCGAGGAGCAGCTGCTCGACGACCCCGCCGAGCTGCACTTTGCGCTGGCGCCCGGCTTTCAGGGCGGCAGCACGGTCTGGGTGGCGGTGTGCGACCGCGCCTGGCTGCGGGCCCATCTGCAGGCACTGGAGGCCGCGGGCCGCGCGGCCGACCGCGTGGTGCCCGAGTTCGCGCCCGGCCCCACGGCCAGCGGGCAGGAGGAATGCGAGGTGCTGGGCAGCCCCGAGGATGCACAGCTCGTGCTCACGGGCCACGGCCCGCAGCAGGCCGTGGCCGTGCTGCCGCTGGCCGCGGCCCGCGGCCTGATCGCCGGCGCCACAGAGGACAGCCCCCCCGTGCGCGCCGAGCCCGCCGTGGCCGCCCTGGCCGAGCGTCTGCTGGGCCGCCGCGTGCAGCTGCGCACCGCCAGCGAGCGCGCCCTGGCCGCCGCGCGCGGGCCCTGGGACCTGGCGCAGTTCGACCTGGCCAGCAGCGGCCACCGGCGCCTGCTGCGTCGCCTGGGCAGCGCCGCCAATGCCCTTGCGCGCGCGCCGCAGTGGCGCGCCGCGCGCTGGGCGCTCGGACTGGCCGTGGCGCTGCAGATCGTCGGTCTGAACCTCTGGGCCTGGCAGGACCGCCAGGCGCTCGCGGCCAAGCAGGCCGGCGTGCGCAGCGCGCTCACGCAGACCTTCCCGCAGGTGCGCGTCGTGGTCGACGCGCCCGTGCAGATGGAGCGCGAGCTGGCCCAGCTGCGCCAGGCCGCGGGCAGCATGGCGCCCGGCGATCTGGAGCCGCTCATGGCCGCCGCCGGCGCCGCCCTGCCCGCAAGCCAGGTGCCCGCCCAGATCGAATACCAGGACGACGCGCTGCTGCTGCGCGGCGTGGCCCTCGGCCCCGAGGAGCTGGCCGCCATGAACCAGCGCCTGGCCGCCCACGGCTATGTGGCGCGCGCCCAGGACGACGGCCTGCTCCTGCAGGCACAGGAGCGCCCATGA
- the gspM gene encoding type II secretion system protein GspM: protein MTATTAPSPIATLRRHWAGLAAREQTLVLAAAGVVGLALLWWLALAPALAQLRASPARHAAADAQLQRMQALQAEALQLRDAPRPQGGEALRTLQGSLAQQLGGAAQLQAAGERVTITLKAVPAEALAQWLNQARSQARATPVQARLVRSGQGLPARWDGQLVLILPPA from the coding sequence ATGACAGCGACCACCGCACCCTCCCCCATCGCCACCCTGCGCCGGCACTGGGCCGGCCTGGCCGCGCGCGAGCAGACCCTGGTGCTTGCCGCCGCCGGCGTGGTCGGCCTGGCCCTGCTGTGGTGGCTGGCGCTGGCGCCGGCGCTCGCGCAGCTGCGCGCATCGCCCGCACGCCATGCGGCCGCGGACGCCCAGCTGCAGCGCATGCAGGCCCTGCAGGCCGAGGCCCTGCAGCTGCGCGACGCGCCGCGCCCGCAGGGCGGCGAGGCGCTGCGCACGCTGCAGGGATCGCTGGCCCAGCAGCTTGGCGGCGCCGCGCAGCTGCAGGCCGCGGGCGAGCGCGTCACCATCACCCTCAAGGCCGTGCCGGCCGAGGCCCTGGCGCAATGGCTGAACCAGGCACGCAGCCAGGCGCGCGCCACGCCCGTGCAGGCGCGCCTGGTGCGCAGTGGCCAGGGCCTGCCCGCGCGCTGGGATGGGCAGCTGGTGCTGATCCTGCCGCCGGCCTGA
- a CDS encoding type II secretion system protein N has product MPLSTATTTPRAPWRWAVAGLCLGALPALLLWAPARWLASAVAQASGGQLQLQQASGTVWTGSARLVLTGGAGSDDRAALPGRVHWSLRPAWGGVRMRLAADCCTTAPLALEASAGLSRLRVQVADGQSQWPAGVLGGLGTPWNTVQPQGRLQLVTQGLALQWSAGRMQIDGRVQLDALAMSSRLSTLRPMGSYRLVLQGQGSDAPSLQLSTLDGALLLSGSGQWVGQRLRFTGEASAAPEREAALANLLNIIGRRSGARSIITLG; this is encoded by the coding sequence ATGCCGCTATCGACCGCCACGACCACGCCGCGCGCACCCTGGCGCTGGGCCGTGGCCGGGCTGTGCCTGGGCGCGCTGCCCGCGCTGCTGCTGTGGGCGCCCGCGCGCTGGCTGGCGTCCGCCGTGGCGCAGGCCAGCGGCGGGCAGCTGCAGCTGCAGCAGGCGAGCGGCACGGTGTGGACCGGGTCGGCCCGCCTGGTGCTGACGGGCGGCGCCGGCAGCGACGACCGGGCCGCGCTGCCCGGGCGCGTGCACTGGTCACTGCGCCCGGCCTGGGGCGGCGTGCGCATGCGCCTTGCGGCCGACTGCTGCACCACGGCGCCGCTGGCGCTTGAGGCCAGCGCCGGCCTGAGCCGGCTGCGCGTGCAGGTGGCCGACGGCCAGAGCCAATGGCCGGCCGGCGTGCTCGGCGGCCTGGGCACGCCCTGGAACACCGTGCAGCCGCAGGGCCGGCTGCAGCTCGTCACGCAGGGCCTGGCGCTGCAGTGGAGCGCCGGGCGCATGCAGATCGATGGCCGGGTGCAGCTCGATGCGCTGGCCATGTCCTCGCGCCTGTCCACGCTCAGGCCCATGGGCAGTTACCGGCTGGTGCTGCAGGGCCAGGGCAGCGATGCGCCCAGCCTGCAGCTGTCCACGCTGGACGGCGCGCTGCTGCTGTCGGGCAGCGGCCAGTGGGTGGGGCAGCGCCTGCGCTTTACCGGCGAGGCCAGCGCCGCGCCCGAGCGCGAGGCGGCCCTGGCCAATCTTCTGAACATCATCGGACGGCGCAGCGGCGCGCGTTCCATCATCACCCTGGGGTGA
- the gspD gene encoding type II secretion system secretin GspD translates to MPLYSRRRLRFALHSIAASALLVSAGGQIHAQNTRSANAGSVRASEPVTLNFANADIEAVARTMATITGRNVVVDPRVKGQINLVTENAVTPTAAFQQFLAALRLQGFTVVESGGLYKVVPEADAKLQTGSVSVSQGGRGGTPAGGQIVTQIFKLNFENANNLVPVLRPLISPNNTINVNPGNNSLVITDYADNLQRLARIVAAMDVSNATDVEVIPLQHAIASDLAPLVSRLIEGGGSGATPAAAQGQTDTSFKTTLLPEPHSNAIIVRAANPARLAQVRSLVARLDQPAAPGSSAASGNIHVVYLKNADAVKLAATLRAALAATAGGAGGTTQTGTGAGQGSGLTSTGLGSTGGMGQSSLSAAGSSSTGGGLGTGSGGGLNRGGASGNQPSTGGMIQADPTTNSLIISAPEPQYRQIRAVIDKLDGRRAQVLIESLIVEVAANKVAEFGIQWQTAFGNYGQGAVGVIGTNSSVSGGNIIDLAVAAASGNAANLSSQALARGMNLAVAPRINGKYYLGLLANFLENTGDANVLSTPNLMTLDNEEAQIVIGNNVPFVTGSYANTTGGSTVSPFTTVERKDVGLMLRVRPTINENGTVKLTLYQEVSKVNESTLKDSNGPTTSKRSIESTVMVDDGSVIVLGGLLEDSYALSQDKVPLMGDLPVVGSLFRNENRSRKKTNLMVFLRPMVIRDNATSDALMMDRYEAIRALQQSTQPAPSAVMRAVSDAPVLPALPGGANGSGTPGTTLAPLAPQAPAPAPARSTPAAADDNLYTPQ, encoded by the coding sequence ATGCCTTTGTATTCCCGACGTCGCCTGCGATTCGCTCTTCATTCAATAGCTGCCAGCGCTTTACTGGTAAGCGCCGGAGGCCAAATTCATGCTCAAAACACGAGGTCTGCGAACGCCGGCAGCGTGCGCGCGAGCGAGCCCGTGACGCTGAACTTTGCCAACGCCGACATCGAGGCCGTGGCGCGCACCATGGCCACCATCACGGGCAGGAACGTGGTGGTGGACCCGCGCGTCAAGGGCCAGATCAATCTGGTGACGGAGAACGCCGTCACGCCCACGGCGGCCTTCCAGCAGTTTCTGGCCGCGCTGCGCCTGCAGGGCTTCACGGTGGTCGAGTCGGGCGGGCTGTACAAGGTCGTGCCCGAGGCCGACGCCAAGCTGCAGACCGGCTCGGTGAGCGTGTCCCAGGGCGGGCGCGGCGGCACACCGGCGGGCGGGCAGATCGTCACACAGATCTTCAAGCTCAACTTCGAGAACGCGAACAATCTGGTGCCCGTGCTGCGCCCCCTGATCAGCCCGAACAACACCATCAACGTCAACCCCGGCAACAACTCGCTGGTGATCACCGACTATGCCGACAACCTGCAGCGCCTGGCGCGCATCGTCGCGGCCATGGACGTGTCCAACGCCACCGATGTGGAGGTGATTCCGCTGCAGCATGCGATCGCCTCGGACCTCGCGCCGCTGGTCTCGCGCCTGATCGAGGGCGGCGGCAGCGGCGCCACGCCCGCGGCGGCCCAGGGGCAGACGGACACCTCGTTCAAGACCACGCTGCTGCCCGAGCCGCACAGCAACGCCATCATCGTGCGCGCGGCCAACCCGGCGCGCCTGGCCCAGGTACGCTCGCTCGTGGCCCGGCTCGACCAGCCCGCGGCGCCGGGCAGCTCGGCGGCCAGCGGCAACATCCACGTGGTGTACCTGAAGAATGCCGACGCCGTGAAGCTCGCGGCCACGCTGCGCGCCGCGCTTGCGGCGACCGCGGGCGGCGCTGGCGGCACCACCCAGACGGGCACAGGTGCGGGCCAGGGCAGCGGCCTCACCTCCACCGGGCTGGGCAGCACGGGCGGCATGGGGCAGAGCAGTCTGTCCGCGGCCGGCAGCAGCAGCACCGGCGGTGGCCTGGGCACGGGCAGCGGCGGCGGGCTGAACCGCGGCGGCGCGAGCGGCAACCAGCCGAGCACGGGCGGCATGATCCAGGCCGACCCGACGACCAACTCGCTCATCATCTCCGCGCCCGAGCCGCAGTACCGCCAGATTCGCGCGGTCATCGACAAGCTCGACGGCCGGCGCGCGCAGGTGCTCATCGAGAGCCTGATCGTCGAGGTCGCGGCCAACAAGGTGGCCGAGTTCGGCATCCAGTGGCAGACCGCCTTCGGCAACTACGGCCAGGGCGCGGTGGGCGTGATCGGCACCAACTCCAGCGTCTCGGGCGGCAACATCATCGACCTGGCCGTGGCCGCGGCCTCGGGCAATGCCGCCAACCTGTCCAGCCAGGCGCTGGCACGCGGCATGAACCTGGCTGTCGCACCGCGCATCAACGGCAAGTACTACCTGGGCTTGCTGGCCAACTTCCTCGAGAACACGGGCGACGCCAACGTGCTGTCCACGCCGAATCTGATGACGCTGGACAACGAGGAGGCGCAGATCGTCATCGGCAACAACGTGCCCTTTGTCACGGGCTCCTACGCCAACACCACGGGCGGCAGCACGGTCAGCCCCTTCACCACCGTGGAGCGCAAGGACGTGGGCCTGATGCTGCGCGTGCGCCCGACGATCAACGAGAACGGCACCGTCAAGCTCACGCTCTACCAGGAGGTCTCCAAGGTCAACGAGAGCACGCTCAAGGACAGCAACGGCCCGACGACGAGCAAGCGCTCCATCGAGTCCACGGTGATGGTGGACGACGGCAGCGTCATCGTGCTCGGCGGCCTGCTCGAGGACAGCTACGCGCTGAGCCAGGACAAGGTGCCGCTGATGGGCGACCTGCCCGTGGTCGGCAGCCTGTTCCGCAACGAGAATCGCTCGCGCAAGAAAACCAATCTGATGGTGTTTCTGCGCCCCATGGTGATACGCGACAACGCCACCAGCGACGCGCTGATGATGGACCGCTACGAGGCCATACGCGCGCTGCAGCAAAGCACCCAGCCCGCGCCCAGCGCGGTGATGCGCGCGGTCTCCGACGCGCCCGTGCTGCCGGCGCTTCCGGGCGGCGCGAACGGCTCGGGCACGCCCGGGACGACGCTCGCGCCGCTGGCGCCCCAGGCGCCCGCGCCCGCACCCGCACGCAGCACGCCCGCGGCTGCCGACGACAACCTCTACACCCCGCAATAA